A single Notoacmeibacter ruber DNA region contains:
- the bfr gene encoding bacterioferritin — protein sequence MKGHERVIERLNEALFMELGAINQYWVHYRLLNDWGFTKLAKKEREESIEEMQHADRLIDRIVFLEGHPNLQSVAPLRIGQNVKEVLEADLAGELDAVKAYKESREICNELGDYVSMKLFEELLRDEEGHVDFLETQLHLYEKIGPEQFGGLNADSSDKTEVGPDA from the coding sequence ATGAAAGGTCATGAGCGTGTGATCGAGCGCCTCAATGAGGCGCTCTTCATGGAGCTGGGCGCGATTAACCAGTACTGGGTGCATTACCGTCTCCTCAATGATTGGGGCTTCACGAAGCTGGCCAAGAAGGAGCGGGAAGAGAGCATCGAAGAAATGCAGCACGCCGACCGTCTGATCGACCGGATCGTGTTCCTCGAAGGTCATCCGAACCTGCAGTCGGTGGCACCGCTGCGGATCGGGCAGAATGTCAAGGAAGTGCTCGAGGCCGATCTGGCCGGCGAGCTGGATGCGGTGAAGGCCTACAAGGAATCCCGCGAAATCTGCAACGAGCTCGGCGATTACGTCTCCATGAAGCTTTTCGAGGAATTGCTTCGTGACGAGGAAGGGCACGTCGATTTCCTTGAAACGCAGCTTCACCTTTACGAGAAGATCGGGCCGGAGCAGTTCGGTGGACTCAATGCCGATTCGTCGGACAAGACGGAAGTCGGGCCGGACGCCTAA
- a CDS encoding (2Fe-2S)-binding protein, producing MTQLYAEHISAGYQTEDFAVLVCSCNLITSQEIRDVITEMLDQDPWRLIVPVQVYHAMEKRGRCCGCFPAVVDLIVETTEAYHERLATPAADVVDFIGRLRTKHALVEQKRREARARSASVRVA from the coding sequence TTGACACAGCTTTATGCCGAGCATATTTCTGCGGGGTACCAGACCGAGGATTTTGCCGTGCTTGTCTGCAGCTGCAACCTGATTACGTCTCAGGAGATCCGTGACGTCATCACAGAAATGCTGGATCAGGATCCCTGGCGGCTCATTGTGCCCGTGCAGGTTTATCATGCCATGGAAAAACGTGGCCGCTGCTGCGGGTGCTTCCCGGCGGTCGTCGATCTGATCGTGGAAACAACCGAAGCCTACCATGAACGCCTTGCAACCCCGGCCGCCGACGTCGTAGACTTTATTGGTCGGTTGCGTACAAAACACGCCCTGGTGGAGCAGAAGCGCCGCGAAGCGCGAGCTCGGTCAGCGTCTGTTCGCGTAGCCTAA
- the rirA gene encoding iron-responsive transcriptional regulator RirA: MRLTKQTNYAIRMMMYCTADPDGLSRIPDIAKSAEVPELYLFKILKPLVEAGLMKTVRGRKGGVCLARPAEEITLFDIVRVTEEGFFMADCFEEGDTHCPLVDHCSLNAALREALNAFLEVLSRHTLAELVRQKPELTDLFGLRVA, translated from the coding sequence ATGCGACTGACCAAGCAGACCAACTACGCGATACGCATGATGATGTATTGCACTGCCGACCCGGACGGCCTGAGCAGAATTCCCGATATCGCCAAGTCGGCAGAGGTCCCGGAGCTCTACCTCTTCAAAATCCTCAAGCCTTTGGTCGAAGCCGGCCTCATGAAGACCGTTCGCGGTCGAAAGGGCGGTGTCTGTCTGGCCAGGCCAGCCGAAGAGATCACCCTATTCGACATTGTACGGGTGACCGAGGAAGGTTTCTTCATGGCCGATTGCTTCGAGGAAGGCGACACACACTGCCCCCTCGTTGATCATTGCAGCCTGAACGCGGCGCTTCGGGAAGCTCTCAACGCATTCCTGGAAGTTCTCAGTCGCCATACGCTTGCCGAGCTTGTGAGGCAAAAGCCCGAACTTACCGATCTTTTCGGTCTGCGCGTCGCTTAA
- a CDS encoding MotA/TolQ/ExbB proton channel family protein: MNIISLFAPIRSFLALGGPVVAILAIISVISLALILLKLTGFGHARIGQTSRARHAIALYRQGKAAEAEAYAAKGRSGAAQAVALALAMQRDTRFSKTQIEEEIARFATEHLHKHQSGFRFLDAVVQIAPLLGLFGTVLGMIEAFQKLQQAGNSVDPSILAGGIWVALLTTAAGLAVAMPVSVILTFLEQRLENDRVAIETLATEVLAPQLPSISGANSNADGSARLSGQAAHAY, from the coding sequence ATGAATATTATCAGCCTTTTCGCGCCGATCCGTTCTTTTTTGGCGCTGGGCGGTCCGGTGGTCGCCATCCTCGCCATTATCTCGGTCATCTCACTGGCATTGATCCTTCTGAAACTGACCGGTTTCGGCCACGCCCGGATCGGACAGACCTCCCGCGCGCGCCACGCCATCGCCCTTTACCGGCAAGGAAAGGCTGCGGAAGCCGAAGCCTATGCAGCAAAAGGCCGTAGTGGCGCTGCACAAGCCGTTGCGCTGGCTCTCGCCATGCAGCGCGATACGCGTTTTTCAAAGACGCAGATCGAAGAAGAAATCGCCCGCTTCGCAACCGAGCATCTGCACAAGCATCAGTCGGGCTTTCGCTTCCTCGACGCTGTCGTTCAGATCGCGCCGCTTCTGGGGCTGTTCGGAACGGTGCTGGGCATGATCGAAGCCTTTCAGAAGCTCCAGCAAGCCGGCAACTCCGTCGATCCGTCCATTCTGGCCGGTGGCATATGGGTCGCGCTTTTGACGACCGCCGCTGGACTTGCCGTGGCAATGCCGGTCTCGGTTATCCTGACCTTCCTAGAGCAACGGCTGGAAAACGACCGGGTAGCGATCGAAACGCTGGCAACGGAAGTCCTGGCACCGCAATTGCCATCAATATCCGGCGCGAATTCGAATGCCGACGGGTCGGCCCGCCTGAGCGGACAGGCCGCCCATGCGTATTGA
- a CDS encoding ExbD/TolR family protein → MRIDAAIRRRKRMSMTSLIDVIFLLLLFFMLSSTFSRFAEVPIGSAGNAGTGANRPDIVATIDAEGVQINGEQVPADRIADRLASLREAGAASATLFTRDGATSQTLVATLERFRASGIETALAR, encoded by the coding sequence ATGCGTATTGACGCTGCCATCCGCCGCAGAAAACGAATGTCGATGACGTCGCTCATCGACGTGATCTTTCTCCTGCTGCTGTTCTTCATGCTTTCATCGACCTTCTCGCGCTTTGCCGAGGTGCCGATCGGCTCGGCTGGCAATGCCGGAACCGGCGCCAACCGCCCGGACATCGTCGCGACGATCGATGCCGAAGGCGTGCAGATCAATGGCGAACAGGTTCCGGCGGACAGGATCGCCGACCGCCTCGCTTCACTGCGGGAGGCGGGGGCCGCTTCGGCGACCCTCTTCACCCGAGATGGCGCCACATCGCAGACACTCGTTGCAACCCTGGAGCGTTTCAGAGCCTCCGGAATCGAAACAGCCCTCGCCAGATAG
- a CDS encoding ExbD/TolR family protein, with product MVKLNPPYTKPREADSTIALINIVFLMLIFFLIAGTLTPPVDRALDPVTTEEATPGAPPDALAIGADGTMTWRGQPVTLEETLAAHERSGIGADAPLRILVDQSLPAPDLVDRLAELRRAGLTNLVLVTEREQN from the coding sequence ATGGTCAAGCTCAACCCTCCCTATACAAAGCCGCGTGAGGCGGACAGCACGATCGCGCTGATCAACATCGTCTTCCTGATGCTGATCTTCTTTCTGATCGCCGGTACACTGACCCCACCCGTCGACAGGGCACTCGATCCCGTAACCACGGAAGAGGCCACGCCGGGTGCCCCACCGGATGCATTGGCCATTGGCGCGGATGGCACGATGACCTGGCGCGGACAGCCGGTGACGCTGGAAGAGACCCTCGCGGCTCATGAGCGGAGCGGAATCGGCGCTGACGCGCCCCTCCGCATCCTTGTCGACCAATCCTTGCCAGCACCCGATCTTGTGGACCGGCTTGCCGAACTCCGCAGAGCCGGTCTGACCAATCTCGTCCTCGTCACCGAACGGGAGCAGAATTGA
- a CDS encoding energy transducer TonB family protein: MAGRRAWTVAIVVSSALHLAGFTSLPEEEELVQVEGGSGGAVTMAGDSFTDAVAEGEESDVLEPTEIAETNPEAAPVTPELESDVSEAEMPETASEAAPETLLAETSQQTPAVTESAIETVPVAPAEATEDITETETVEPAEMAAVSATEPLETITETVQIPLPKARPAYTPPPKPKRAATPRKTKQQAKRSSSKPRQTASGNRGNSARNAKRSSSAGAARRSSSKGNAAVANYPGKVQSRVRRAARASGRASGTAVVSFTVSANGRASGIRLARSSGSSAGDRAALAAVRRASPFPPIPPGAGRGSWSFSVPIAFR, encoded by the coding sequence ATGGCTGGCAGACGGGCCTGGACAGTGGCGATCGTAGTCTCCTCGGCTCTGCATCTGGCGGGCTTTACCAGCCTGCCGGAGGAGGAAGAACTCGTTCAGGTCGAAGGTGGCAGCGGCGGCGCCGTGACGATGGCCGGTGACAGTTTCACCGACGCCGTGGCCGAAGGCGAGGAAAGCGACGTTCTTGAACCCACCGAGATTGCCGAGACGAATCCCGAAGCCGCTCCCGTAACACCGGAGTTGGAAAGCGACGTCTCCGAAGCCGAAATGCCGGAGACGGCAAGCGAGGCAGCGCCGGAAACCCTCCTCGCGGAAACGTCGCAGCAGACGCCTGCCGTGACCGAAAGCGCGATAGAAACGGTGCCGGTTGCTCCTGCGGAGGCGACTGAAGACATTACCGAAACAGAAACGGTCGAGCCGGCAGAGATGGCGGCGGTTTCCGCCACAGAGCCACTGGAAACCATCACGGAAACCGTTCAGATTCCGCTCCCTAAAGCTCGCCCGGCCTATACGCCGCCGCCCAAGCCAAAGCGTGCCGCGACGCCGCGCAAGACCAAGCAGCAAGCCAAACGAAGCAGTTCCAAGCCACGCCAGACGGCGAGCGGCAACCGGGGCAATTCGGCCCGCAACGCCAAGCGCTCATCCAGCGCCGGAGCGGCGAGGAGGTCGTCCAGCAAAGGCAATGCCGCCGTCGCAAACTACCCGGGCAAGGTGCAAAGCCGCGTTCGCCGTGCCGCCCGGGCATCGGGCCGTGCATCGGGCACGGCAGTGGTGTCGTTCACCGTCTCCGCCAATGGACGCGCGAGCGGCATTCGACTGGCGCGAAGCTCTGGCTCTTCCGCCGGTGATCGTGCGGCACTGGCAGCCGTCCGGCGCGCGTCGCCCTTTCCGCCGATCCCACCCGGCGCAGGCCGTGGCAGCTGGTCCTTTTCGGTCCCGATCGCGTTCCGCTAG
- the cobD gene encoding threonine-phosphate decarboxylase CobD: MQGYVKAGLPSADASGPVAAVHHGGDLSEANRLFPDAPKPWIDLSTGISPYPYPLPPFDSEVWTRLPEGSEIDSLRQAAASAYGAEPAQIVPATGTQPLMAALAASVPPAEAAILSPTYQEHARLCMQAGHGVLPFGEWDNLSDAARLVIVVNPNNPTGSLTSRERLLQVADEMERRGGLLVVDEAFMDSVAGAAQFSLAETVEGRRIAVLRSFGKFYGLAGLRLGFAVAGEALANRLTSRLGPWPVSGPAIAVGREALANVHWQNEQRRRLAKAQERLDALLAKSAYRPAGESPLFRTIHDGRADALFQRLGQNGIWVRRFEQDPNMLRLGLPASEIAWERLAESLRR; this comes from the coding sequence GTGCAGGGTTATGTAAAAGCAGGTCTCCCTTCGGCCGACGCTTCCGGGCCGGTAGCCGCTGTTCATCATGGCGGCGATCTGTCCGAAGCGAACCGGCTGTTTCCGGACGCGCCAAAACCCTGGATCGATCTTTCAACGGGGATCAGCCCTTATCCCTATCCGTTGCCGCCTTTTGACAGCGAGGTCTGGACGCGCCTTCCTGAGGGGAGCGAGATCGATTCTCTTCGGCAGGCAGCGGCCTCCGCTTATGGCGCCGAGCCTGCTCAGATCGTCCCGGCCACCGGGACCCAGCCTTTAATGGCGGCGCTCGCCGCGTCGGTCCCGCCAGCTGAGGCGGCAATTCTGAGCCCGACCTATCAAGAGCATGCACGTCTATGCATGCAGGCGGGCCATGGCGTTTTGCCGTTCGGAGAGTGGGACAATCTGTCCGATGCGGCGCGGCTCGTCATCGTCGTCAATCCGAACAATCCGACTGGATCTCTGACAAGCCGCGAACGCCTGCTGCAAGTCGCCGACGAGATGGAGAGACGCGGCGGACTGCTCGTGGTCGACGAAGCCTTCATGGACAGTGTCGCCGGCGCGGCCCAATTCTCACTTGCGGAAACGGTAGAGGGCCGGCGCATTGCGGTACTCCGGTCCTTCGGCAAGTTTTATGGACTCGCCGGTCTGCGCCTCGGTTTCGCTGTCGCGGGTGAAGCGCTTGCGAACCGGCTGACGTCACGTCTTGGCCCGTGGCCGGTCTCCGGGCCGGCGATTGCTGTCGGTCGCGAAGCGCTGGCAAACGTACATTGGCAGAACGAGCAGCGACGACGACTGGCGAAAGCGCAGGAGCGTCTCGATGCGCTTCTTGCAAAGTCGGCCTATAGGCCGGCGGGCGAAAGTCCCCTGTTCCGTACGATCCATGACGGTCGCGCCGACGCGCTCTTTCAACGTCTTGGTCAGAACGGAATCTGGGTGCGTCGCTTCGAGCAGGACCCCAACATGTTGCGCCTGGGCCTGCCTGCATCCGAAATCGCATGGGAACGTTTGGCCGAGAGTCTCCGACGCTAG